The following are encoded in a window of Microcaecilia unicolor chromosome 7, aMicUni1.1, whole genome shotgun sequence genomic DNA:
- the LOC115474684 gene encoding solute carrier family 40 member 1-like has product MARTADQKNKEGCWGSCTSYLKSAKFLLYLGHSLSTWGDRMWHFAVSVFLVELYGNSLLLTAVYGLVVAGSVLLLGAIIGDWVDKNSRLKVAQTSLIVQNASVIVCGIILMVVFLFKSQLVLMYHGWLLTVCYILVITIANIANLASTAMSITIQRDWIIVVAGDDRSRLADMNATVRRIDQLTNILAPMAVGQIMTFGSPVIGCGFIAGWNLLSMCVEYLLLWKVYQKTPALAFKAGQKVEEQELKELNVQKDMETYLNNKDKPAEVSQLMSEKSLAMAEVQKEPGCCDHITEPFRTFRDGWVAYYNQSVFLAGMALAFLYMTVLGFDCITTGYAYTQGLSGSMLSFLMGASAITGILGTVAFTWLRRKCGLVRTGFISGMAQLVSLFLCVVSVFMPGSPLDLTVSPFADISSRFFEREPMPTISPHVVTDAYSTTGMPSLINGSTSAGSDTEMLSESVPLISVSLLFAGVIAARVGLWSFDLTVTQLIQENVIESERGVISGVQNSMNYLLDLLHFIMVILAPNPESFGILVLISVLFVALGHVMYFRYAYKSLGKQIFNCCSPHPKTVASESQHSDSSSA; this is encoded by the exons ATGGCGAGAACGGCAGATCAAAAGAATAAGGAAGGATGCTGGG GATCTTGTACCAGTTACCTCAAGTCTGCTAAGTTTCTTCTCTACCTCGGCCATTCTCTGTCCACCTGG GGTGATCGAATGTGGCACTTCGCAGTGTCGGTCTTTCTGGTGGAACTGTACGGGAACAGCCTACTGTTAACTGCAGTCTATGGGCTGGTGGTTGCAGGATCAGTTCTTCTTCTGGGGGCCATCATTGGAGACTGGGTGGATAAGAATTCAAGGCTTAAAG TGGCACAGACTTCACTGATTGTCCAGAATGCCTCTGTCATCGTGTGCGGCATTATCCTGATGGTGGTTTTTCTGTTCAAGTCACAGCTTGTATTGATGTACCATGGGTGGCTTCTT ACAGTTTGTTACATCCTGGTGATCACAATCGCAAACATTGCAAACCTGGCGAGCACAGCAATGTCCATCACCATTCAGAGAGACTGGATCATTGTGGTAGCAGGGGACGACAGAAGCAGATTGGCAG ATATGAATGCTACAGTGCGAAGAATTGATCAGCTGACAAACATTTTAGCACCAATGGCTGTTGGCCAGATAATGACCTTTGGCTCTCCAGTGATTGGCTGCGGATTCATTGCTGGCTGGAACCTGCTGTCAATGTGTGTGGAGTACCTGCTGCTCTGGAAGGTTTACCAGAAGACCCCAGCTCTCGCTTTCAAAGCAGGTCAGAAAGTGGAAGagcaagaactgaaagaactgaacGTGCAGAAAG ACATGGAAACCTATCTTAATAATAAGGATAAACCCGCTGAGGTTTCCCAGTTGATGAGCGAGAAATCCTTAGCGATGGCAGAGGTCCAGAAGGAGCCTGGCTGTTGTGATCACATAACTGAGCCTTTCCGCACATTCCGAGATGGATGGGTTGCATACTACAATCAATCAGTGTTTCTGGCTGGCATGGCTCTGGCATTCCTCTATATGACTGTCCTGGGCTTTGATTGCATCACCACTGGATATGCATACACTCAGGGTCTGAGTGGTTCAATGCTAAGCTTTCTGATGGGAGCTTCGGCTATTACAGGAATTCTGGGAACTGTGGCCTTCACCTGGCTCCGCCGCAAGTGTGGTCTGGTTCGCACAGGCTTCATCTCAGGAATGGCCCAACTTGTTAGTCTGTTCTTATGTGTGGTCTCTGTCTTCATGCCTGGAAGTCCTTTGGATCTGACTGTTTCTCCATTTGCTGATATTAGCTCCCGATTCTTTGAAAGAGAGCCAATGCCAACTATTTCTCCCCATGTTGTGACCGATGCTTACTCAACAACTGGAATGCCAAGTTTGATAAATGGGTCTACTTCTGCTGGCAGTGACACAGAAATGCTTTCCGAGTCTGTGCCTTTAATCTCTGTTAGTCTTCTATTTGCTGGAGTTATTGCAGCTAGAGTTG GTCTTTGGTCTTTTGATTTAACTGTGACACAGTTAATCCAAGAAAATGTCATTGAGTCCGAGCGAGGCGTTATAAGCGGGGTCCAGAACTCCATGAATTACCTCCTTGACCTGCTTCACTTTATCATGGTCATCCTGGCCCCCAACCCTGAGTCTTTCGGCATACTAGTGCTCATCTCAGTCTTGTTTGTTGCCTTGGGTCACGTGATGTACTTTCGATATGCCTACAAGAGCCTGGGCAAGCAAATCTTTAACTGCTGTTCTCCACATCCCAAAACAGTGGCAAGTGAATCGCAACACTCTGACTCATCCAGTGCTTAA